One window of the Prochlorococcus marinus XMU1411 genome contains the following:
- a CDS encoding form I ribulose bisphosphate carboxylase large subunit: MSKKYDAGVKEYRDTYWTPEYVPLDTDLLACFKCTGQEGVPREEVAAAVAAESSTGTWSTVWSELLTDLEFYKGRCYRIEDVPGDPEAFYAFIAYPLDLFEEGSITNVLTSLVGNVFGFKALRHLRLEDIRFPIAFIKTCGGPPNGIVVERDRLNKYGRPLLGCTIKPKLGLSGKNYGRVVYECLRGGLDLTKDDENINSQPFQRWRERFEFVAEAVKLAQQETGEVKGHYLNCTANTPEELYERAEFAKELDMPIIMHDYITGGFTANTGLANWCRKNGMLLHIHRAMHAVIDRHPKHGIHFRVLAKCLRLSGGDQLHTGTVVGKLEGDRQTTLGYIDNLRESFVPEDRSRGNFFDQDWGSMPGVFAVASGGIHVWHMPALLAIFGDDSCLQFGGGTHGHPWGSAAGAAANRVALEACVKARNAGREIEKESRDILMEAAKHSPELAIALETWKEIKFEFDTVDKLDVQG, from the coding sequence ATGAGTAAGAAGTATGATGCAGGGGTAAAGGAGTACAGAGATACCTACTGGACTCCTGAATATGTACCCCTAGACACCGATTTACTAGCCTGTTTCAAATGTACAGGTCAAGAAGGTGTTCCCAGAGAAGAAGTTGCAGCAGCTGTTGCCGCTGAATCTTCAACAGGTACTTGGTCAACAGTTTGGTCCGAGTTACTTACAGATTTAGAATTTTATAAAGGACGTTGTTATCGAATCGAAGACGTTCCTGGAGATCCTGAAGCTTTTTATGCTTTTATTGCATATCCTTTAGATCTTTTTGAAGAAGGTTCTATTACAAACGTATTAACATCTCTAGTAGGAAACGTTTTTGGATTTAAAGCTCTAAGACACCTACGCCTAGAAGATATTAGATTCCCAATCGCTTTCATCAAAACTTGCGGTGGTCCACCAAATGGAATCGTGGTTGAAAGAGATCGTTTAAACAAATATGGAAGACCTCTTCTTGGTTGTACCATTAAACCTAAATTAGGATTATCTGGTAAAAACTATGGTCGAGTTGTATACGAGTGCCTTAGAGGTGGTCTTGATTTAACGAAGGATGACGAGAACATAAACTCTCAGCCATTCCAACGTTGGAGAGAAAGATTTGAGTTTGTTGCAGAAGCAGTTAAGCTTGCTCAGCAAGAAACTGGAGAAGTTAAAGGTCACTACCTAAACTGTACTGCCAACACTCCTGAAGAACTTTACGAGAGAGCTGAATTTGCAAAAGAGCTAGATATGCCAATCATCATGCATGATTATATAACTGGCGGTTTTACAGCAAATACTGGATTAGCAAACTGGTGTCGTAAAAATGGCATGCTTCTACACATTCATAGAGCGATGCATGCTGTTATTGATAGACATCCAAAACACGGTATTCATTTCAGGGTTCTAGCAAAATGTTTGAGACTCTCCGGAGGGGATCAATTACATACTGGAACTGTTGTTGGAAAACTAGAAGGTGATCGTCAAACAACTCTTGGTTACATTGATAACTTAAGAGAGTCATTTGTTCCCGAAGATAGATCAAGAGGTAACTTCTTTGATCAAGATTGGGGTTCAATGCCAGGAGTATTTGCTGTCGCATCAGGTGGTATTCACGTATGGCATATGCCTGCACTCCTAGCGATTTTTGGAGATGATTCTTGTCTTCAGTTTGGTGGAGGAACACATGGTCATCCATGGGGTTCAGCTGCTGGAGCTGCAGCTAACAGAGTTGCTTTAGAAGCTTGTGTAAAAGCACGTAATGCTGGTCGCGAAATCGAAAAAGAGAGTAGAGACATTCTTATGGAAGCTGCTAAACACAGTCCTGAATTAGCTATCGCTCTTGAAACTTGGAAGGAAATTAAGTTTGAATTTGATACCGTCGACAAACTCGACGTTCAAGGTTAA
- a CDS encoding non-canonical purine NTP pyrophosphatase: MNLPVLTIASGNKSKVSEISEMLDVLSLRVQKQPEYLNIEETGNTYFENALLKAKAAALETKTWALADDSGLEVDILDGRPGIYSARYAKNNAEKIKKLINELSDSPYRSARFISCMVLCDPSGNLVKDTTGICWGEILKAPKYPNGEFESIFWVKEANSVYGELSQSQLSKLGSRGKAAKIMSPYLKKEIGLN; the protein is encoded by the coding sequence TTGAATCTTCCAGTCCTTACTATTGCGAGTGGCAACAAAAGTAAAGTTTCTGAAATTTCGGAAATGCTGGATGTTTTGTCCTTAAGGGTTCAGAAGCAACCAGAATATTTAAATATCGAAGAGACTGGAAATACCTATTTTGAAAATGCACTTTTAAAAGCAAAAGCGGCTGCTCTAGAGACAAAAACTTGGGCATTAGCTGACGATTCAGGCCTTGAAGTGGATATTTTAGATGGTCGACCAGGCATATATTCTGCTCGATATGCCAAAAACAACGCTGAAAAAATTAAAAAATTAATTAATGAACTTTCTGATAGCCCTTACAGGAGCGCAAGATTTATAAGTTGTATGGTTTTATGTGATCCCTCAGGAAACTTAGTGAAAGATACAACTGGAATATGCTGGGGAGAAATTCTTAAGGCACCAAAATATCCAAATGGGGAGTTTGAATCTATTTTTTGGGTAAAAGAAGCTAACTCTGTTTATGGAGAGCTCTCACAATCACAACTAAGTAAGTTAGGAAGCAGAGGTAAAGCTGCCAAAATCATGTCTCCTTACCTCAAAAAAGAAATTGGTTTAAATTAA
- a CDS encoding BMC domain-containing protein, whose amino-acid sequence MATETMGIALGMIETRGLVPAIEAADAMTKAAEVRLIGREFVGGGYVTVLVRGETGAVNAAVRAGADACERVGDGLVAAHIIARPHREVEPALGNGEFLGQKD is encoded by the coding sequence ATGGCTACAGAAACAATGGGTATCGCTCTCGGCATGATCGAGACACGCGGACTAGTACCTGCAATCGAAGCAGCAGATGCAATGACAAAGGCTGCAGAAGTTCGCCTTATTGGTCGTGAATTCGTAGGTGGCGGTTATGTCACAGTATTAGTTAGAGGCGAAACAGGCGCAGTTAACGCAGCTGTAAGAGCTGGTGCTGATGCTTGTGAAAGAGTTGGTGACGGCTTAGTTGCAGCTCACATTATTGCTCGTCCTCATAGAGAAGTTGAACCTGCTCTTGGTAATGGTGAATTTCTTGGTCAAAAGGACTAA
- the csoS2 gene encoding carboxysome assembly protein CsoS2 produces MSKKTSREIALERRKAMSDSGKKAAAFSSTTQDRVRSFQDIQISGTQSSPNNKNITKPVTKHIPKTSVNSKFSSTTLSSKELVIERRKAMSSHGKSAITSSDRTRTDVKKESPVNTVKITPSKNQEVQNSHNTEIKISKSNVKRRINQKRKPITNTSRDIVLARREAQSKHGKSATKQNTSAASLARRGDPDLSSREISQRVRELRSKTGATGKKGNGKCRPCGPNKNGAKQNIADASWKVGKSETDSGQIVTGTQANRSVKTTGNEASTCRTVTGTQYMGAEVVDQFCQDRSSYKQPLRSTVTSTTSGNKVTGNEVGRSERVTGDEPGTCKNLTGTEYVSANQSQKYCDDVPKNPSKVKLSTTIDGLKVSGSLPGRSTLVTGDESGSGHQLTGDQYLGSEPNPKGKAFEKVGSYNTLNGNNVTGTGVGRSDHMTGNEHGSCKNVTGDEYIGSQQYEKFCGSKPKPEARKVGLSLSSKSNLISGTMTGRSKIVTGDEPGSCKVLTGTPYAGLDQINDNCNNEISEDMKSRAIVNSGNNSNARLTGQQPGIGGVMTGAKKGACKNLTGTPYVGGDQFSQACDNPPNDTAYANPEKSAGNSWNEFSVKSPSRDQYSEKNTQGVTGNEYENGSKVTGPFDMAVDKVTGTEKFRFEPNKNITYKQKMEIEEADRAAKTPEKRVASRITGEGQSVGNVTGDDWDRGDKVTGTEGASSRKRNPSRAGFMSAMPPMEVKRNEETEKPDFLITGSSGNTREGQLVTFSGGARG; encoded by the coding sequence ATGTCAAAAAAAACCAGTAGAGAGATTGCACTAGAAAGAAGAAAGGCGATGAGTGATAGCGGCAAAAAAGCTGCTGCTTTTTCTTCAACTACTCAAGATAGAGTTCGATCTTTTCAAGATATACAGATTTCTGGTACTCAGTCTTCTCCAAATAATAAAAATATTACTAAACCAGTTACAAAACATATCCCAAAAACTTCGGTCAATAGTAAGTTTTCTTCAACAACTTTATCTAGTAAAGAGTTAGTAATAGAAAGAAGAAAAGCAATGTCTAGTCATGGTAAATCCGCAATTACTTCATCAGATAGAACTCGTACTGATGTTAAAAAAGAAAGCCCTGTAAACACAGTTAAAATTACTCCAAGCAAAAATCAAGAAGTTCAAAATTCACATAATACAGAAATTAAAATATCAAAATCAAACGTTAAAAGAAGAATTAATCAGAAGAGAAAGCCTATTACTAATACAAGTAGAGATATTGTTTTAGCGAGAAGAGAAGCTCAATCTAAGCATGGTAAATCAGCAACTAAACAAAATACCAGTGCAGCTTCTTTAGCTAGAAGGGGAGACCCAGATTTAAGTAGTAGAGAGATTTCGCAGAGAGTGAGAGAGCTAAGAAGTAAAACTGGTGCCACAGGCAAAAAAGGTAATGGTAAATGTAGACCATGTGGTCCAAATAAAAATGGGGCCAAACAAAATATTGCTGATGCTAGCTGGAAAGTTGGTAAAAGTGAAACTGATTCAGGTCAAATAGTTACTGGAACACAAGCTAATAGATCTGTAAAAACTACAGGTAATGAAGCAAGTACGTGTAGAACTGTCACTGGTACTCAATATATGGGAGCAGAAGTGGTTGACCAATTTTGTCAAGATAGATCAAGTTATAAACAACCACTTAGATCTACTGTTACCTCTACAACATCAGGTAATAAAGTAACTGGAAATGAAGTCGGTAGATCTGAGAGGGTCACAGGCGATGAGCCTGGGACTTGTAAAAACCTTACAGGTACTGAATATGTATCTGCTAATCAATCACAGAAGTATTGTGATGATGTCCCAAAAAATCCCTCAAAGGTTAAACTTAGTACTACAATTGATGGATTAAAAGTATCTGGATCACTTCCTGGTAGATCAACTCTGGTAACTGGAGATGAATCAGGTTCTGGACATCAGTTAACTGGAGATCAATATCTTGGCTCAGAGCCAAATCCTAAAGGCAAAGCATTTGAAAAAGTAGGCAGTTACAATACTCTAAATGGGAATAATGTAACTGGTACAGGGGTAGGAAGATCAGACCATATGACAGGCAATGAACATGGTAGTTGCAAGAATGTAACTGGTGATGAGTACATAGGATCTCAACAATATGAGAAGTTTTGCGGTTCAAAACCAAAACCAGAAGCTAGAAAAGTAGGTTTAAGCCTTTCTTCAAAGTCAAATTTAATAAGTGGGACTATGACAGGAAGATCAAAAATAGTAACTGGAGACGAACCAGGTTCATGCAAAGTGCTAACAGGAACTCCATACGCAGGCTTAGATCAGATTAATGATAATTGTAATAATGAAATTTCTGAAGATATGAAATCACGAGCAATAGTTAATTCTGGAAATAATTCAAATGCCAGACTTACAGGTCAACAACCAGGAATTGGCGGAGTAATGACAGGTGCTAAGAAAGGTGCTTGTAAAAACCTAACGGGGACTCCTTATGTTGGTGGAGATCAGTTCTCACAAGCTTGTGATAATCCTCCAAATGATACTGCTTATGCGAATCCAGAAAAGTCAGCAGGCAACTCTTGGAACGAATTCTCTGTTAAATCACCATCAAGAGATCAATATTCTGAAAAAAATACCCAAGGTGTTACGGGTAATGAATATGAAAATGGTTCAAAGGTAACAGGACCTTTTGATATGGCAGTTGATAAGGTCACTGGTACTGAAAAATTTAGATTTGAACCGAATAAAAATATTACTTATAAACAAAAAATGGAAATCGAAGAAGCAGACCGTGCTGCAAAGACACCAGAAAAAAGAGTAGCATCAAGGATTACTGGTGAAGGACAATCAGTGGGAAACGTAACTGGTGATGATTGGGATCGCGGTGATAAGGTAACAGGCACTGAGGGAGCTTCTTCTAGAAAGCGAAATCCATCAAGAGCAGGATTCATGAGCGCAATGCCCCCTATGGAAGTTAAAAGAAATGAGGAAACAGAAAAACCAGATTTCTTGATAACTGGATCTAGTGGTAATACTCGTGAAGGACAACTTGTTACCTTTTCAGGTGGTGCAAGAGGGTAA
- a CDS encoding ribulose bisphosphate carboxylase small subunit, whose translation MPFQSTVGDYQTVATLETFGFLPPMTQEEIYDQIAYIIAQGWSPVIEHVHPSGSMQTYWSYWKLPFFGEKDLNLVVSELEACHRAYPDHHVRIIGYDAYTQSQGTAFVVFQGR comes from the coding sequence ATGCCTTTCCAGAGCACAGTAGGCGACTATCAAACAGTTGCAACCCTGGAAACATTCGGTTTCTTACCACCGATGACCCAGGAGGAAATATACGATCAAATTGCATACATAATTGCTCAAGGCTGGAGTCCTGTTATTGAGCATGTTCATCCTAGTGGAAGTATGCAAACTTATTGGTCTTATTGGAAGCTCCCATTCTTTGGGGAAAAAGACCTTAACTTGGTTGTAAGTGAATTAGAGGCATGTCATAGAGCATACCCTGATCATCATGTAAGAATCATCGGATACGATGCTTACACCCAAAGCCAAGGAACAGCTTTTGTAGTTTTCCAAGGACGTTAA
- a CDS encoding carboxysome shell carbonic anhydrase, which translates to MPLRGLAKAKNFTLGPTAPMKTFTENIHIQTKESNNLRNSGKSHQLTNNIQNENLFGYESKIKSDFDEIVPTLKEIARIQHHEDFINKAQKISRKNLGIDLPLHVLDKSWVKPLDMRALYAWCAFKQHEKLSDNFFNNDPLEGATGSRDAEDFEKFLLDCGIHLLDITPCSDGRLAHSVAYVMRIPFSSVRRRSHAGALFDIENTVNRWVKTEHKRYRENVPNEAHKDTRYLKVVTYHFSSVDPLHQGCAAHGSNDELAAAEGRNKLYAFKEAVENSFCCGASVDLMLIGLDTDTDSLKIHLPTSDGGIDLEKTISTSEIYNSTINFSKEDAEREICQIISKQSSKDKLSGLEKFTYKLIVNNISQIDYVKSFHNGSYEDIGHAERFIGVGIGFKEVHLRNLTYFAHLDTVEEGAPDLDVGVKIFTGLNVCQDLPIPVVIRFDYSGKVPGAKERAINDCERVNNAISIRYKNLVDQGLLHTCSTIRDRDNIHSAQIIGMSLDKKTEEAH; encoded by the coding sequence ATGCCTTTAAGAGGACTGGCTAAAGCCAAGAACTTCACATTGGGGCCAACCGCTCCAATGAAAACTTTTACTGAGAATATCCATATACAAACTAAAGAATCAAATAATTTACGAAATTCTGGAAAGTCTCATCAATTAACCAATAATATTCAAAATGAAAATCTATTTGGGTATGAAAGCAAGATAAAAAGTGATTTTGATGAAATTGTTCCAACTCTCAAGGAAATTGCCCGAATTCAACATCATGAAGATTTTATAAATAAGGCTCAGAAAATATCAAGAAAAAATTTAGGAATAGATTTACCTCTACATGTATTAGATAAATCTTGGGTTAAACCTCTTGATATGAGAGCTTTATATGCATGGTGTGCTTTCAAACAGCATGAGAAACTTAGCGACAATTTTTTTAACAATGATCCACTTGAAGGTGCTACTGGAAGTAGAGATGCGGAAGACTTTGAAAAATTTCTTTTAGATTGTGGAATACATTTGCTTGATATTACTCCTTGTTCAGATGGAAGATTAGCTCATTCAGTTGCTTATGTAATGAGAATACCTTTTAGTTCAGTAAGAAGAAGATCCCATGCTGGAGCCCTTTTTGATATTGAAAATACCGTTAATCGATGGGTAAAAACTGAACATAAAAGATATAGAGAGAATGTTCCTAATGAAGCTCATAAAGATACCAGGTACTTAAAAGTTGTAACTTATCATTTTAGTTCAGTAGATCCTTTGCATCAGGGATGCGCAGCTCATGGAAGTAATGACGAGTTAGCTGCAGCAGAAGGTAGAAATAAATTGTATGCTTTCAAAGAGGCTGTAGAGAATAGCTTTTGCTGCGGAGCTTCTGTGGATTTAATGTTAATTGGACTTGATACAGACACTGATTCATTAAAAATACATTTACCAACTAGCGATGGAGGTATAGATTTAGAAAAAACTATTTCTACATCAGAAATTTATAATTCAACAATAAATTTTTCAAAAGAGGATGCGGAAAGAGAAATTTGCCAGATAATTTCTAAGCAATCTTCAAAAGATAAACTCAGTGGACTGGAAAAATTTACGTATAAATTAATTGTCAATAATATTTCTCAAATTGATTATGTTAAGAGTTTTCATAATGGTTCTTATGAAGATATTGGACATGCAGAGAGGTTTATTGGAGTAGGTATAGGTTTTAAAGAAGTACATCTCAGAAATTTAACTTATTTTGCTCATTTAGATACAGTCGAAGAAGGGGCTCCAGATTTAGATGTAGGAGTGAAGATTTTTACTGGATTAAATGTTTGTCAAGATCTACCTATTCCCGTAGTAATAAGATTTGATTACTCTGGTAAAGTACCCGGCGCAAAAGAGAGGGCTATAAATGATTGTGAAAGAGTTAATAATGCGATATCAATTAGATATAAAAATTTAGTTGATCAAGGTTTGTTACATACTTGCTCTACTATTAGAGACAGGGACAACATTCATTCCGCCCAAATTATTGGAATGTCTTTAGATAAAAAAACAG